A part of Terriglobus roseus genomic DNA contains:
- a CDS encoding cytochrome c oxidase subunit I, producing the protein MSAVAPVLPNLETPRYNERNYLNNGHGIKSWLLTGDHKRIALMYMVAVTIFFAVGGILAMIIRMELLTPEVDLMSYDTYNKMFTMHGVAMVFFVLIPAVPAILGNFLVPLMIGAKDLAFPKINLLSFYLYCIAACLLLYTIGAGGVDTGWTFTTPLSTHYVNTNVVSAGLAAFVAGFSSIFTGLNFVATIHRMRAPGLTWFRLPLFIWSMYAASVIMILGTPVVSIAIVLVAVERIFNFGFFDPTKGGDPLLFQHLFWFYSHPAVYIMLLPGMACISEIIACFSRKRVFGYPAVAFSSIAISLFSFFVWEHHMYIMGVSQYSALVFSLLTMLVAVPSAIKVFNWSFTLYKGSITFRAPMIYAMCCLGLFVVGGCAGVFLGSLGMDVHLTETYFIVAHFHFVMVGFVLMAFLGGIHFWWPKMFGRMYPEGPAKVAAVMIFVGFFVTFGPQFVLGFLGMPRRYAAYPPEYQVLNVMSTAGATVMGAGFFFTMIYLVWSLKFGAVAGDNPWHAYGLEWQTQSPPVTENFPVTPIVTHEAYDYESIDFPHRERRAPVHI; encoded by the coding sequence ATGAGTGCTGTTGCACCTGTTTTGCCTAATTTGGAGACGCCGCGTTACAACGAACGCAATTATCTGAACAACGGGCATGGGATAAAGAGCTGGCTGCTGACCGGTGACCATAAGCGTATTGCGTTGATGTACATGGTTGCGGTGACGATCTTCTTTGCGGTGGGCGGCATTCTGGCCATGATCATCCGCATGGAGTTGCTCACGCCGGAAGTGGACCTGATGAGCTACGACACCTATAACAAGATGTTCACCATGCACGGTGTTGCGATGGTGTTCTTTGTGCTCATTCCTGCGGTGCCTGCCATCCTTGGCAACTTTCTTGTGCCGTTGATGATTGGTGCGAAGGATCTGGCGTTTCCGAAAATTAATCTGCTTTCGTTCTATCTGTACTGTATTGCGGCTTGTTTGTTGCTTTACACGATTGGCGCTGGTGGTGTGGATACGGGGTGGACATTTACGACTCCGCTGAGCACGCACTATGTGAATACGAATGTGGTGTCGGCTGGACTCGCGGCGTTTGTTGCGGGCTTCTCGTCGATCTTCACCGGACTTAATTTTGTTGCGACGATTCATCGCATGCGTGCGCCGGGTCTGACGTGGTTTCGTTTGCCGCTGTTCATCTGGAGTATGTATGCGGCCAGCGTCATCATGATTTTGGGAACGCCGGTGGTGTCGATTGCGATTGTGCTGGTGGCAGTGGAGCGCATCTTCAACTTTGGCTTCTTCGATCCCACCAAGGGTGGCGATCCGTTGTTGTTCCAGCATTTGTTCTGGTTCTATTCGCACCCGGCTGTGTACATCATGTTGTTGCCGGGCATGGCTTGCATCAGCGAGATCATTGCTTGTTTCAGTCGTAAGCGAGTGTTTGGTTATCCGGCTGTGGCGTTTTCTTCCATTGCGATTTCGTTGTTCTCGTTCTTCGTGTGGGAGCACCACATGTACATCATGGGTGTCTCGCAATACTCGGCACTTGTGTTCAGTTTGTTGACTATGTTGGTCGCTGTGCCTTCGGCCATTAAAGTCTTCAATTGGTCGTTCACTTTGTACAAGGGATCAATTACTTTCCGTGCACCGATGATCTATGCAATGTGCTGCCTTGGTTTGTTTGTTGTGGGTGGATGCGCGGGTGTGTTTCTTGGCTCGTTGGGCATGGATGTACACCTGACGGAGACTTACTTCATCGTGGCGCACTTTCATTTTGTGATGGTGGGATTTGTGCTGATGGCTTTCCTGGGCGGCATTCATTTCTGGTGGCCCAAGATGTTTGGGCGCATGTATCCCGAAGGACCTGCAAAGGTTGCTGCAGTGATGATCTTTGTGGGATTCTTCGTGACCTTCGGGCCGCAGTTTGTTCTTGGCTTCCTTGGTATGCCGCGTCGTTATGCTGCGTATCCGCCGGAGTACCAGGTGCTGAATGTGATGTCGACCGCAGGCGCAACCGTGATGGGTGCTGGGTTCTTCTTCACCATGATCTATCTTGTGTGGTCGCTGAAATTTGGTGCTGTTGCGGGTGATAACCCCTGGCATGCTTACGGGCTTGAGTGGCAAACACAATCACCTCCTGTGACGGAGAACTTTCCTGTCACGCCTATCGTCACGCACGAAGCGTATGACTATGAGTCGATTGATTTCCCGCACCGCGAGCGCCGCGCTCCGGTCCACATCTAA
- a CDS encoding beta strand repeat-containing protein yields the protein MPPYVRRLIFLISLVLVGHPQALSAQTATATTLSFLSGGAPVTSVPAGTIITMSAAVTGGASPITGGTIYFCDSIVKNCMLMPTGTAQVVNGAATFKTILSPGTYSFTAIYVPTVGFSTSTSPASTLSITASLPSTATLTSTSSNGGTYSLKVQLTSPTPTAIAPTGTVTINDTTTGTVLGSGSLPRGGVGYITLNQGTQLPGDSRDACSTATGDFNGDGRPDIAIGLGCKSINNGLNTATALQILLNNGDGTFTAGPPVPAAMTNTNVTALTVGDFNNDGTLDLIVADRTAPAGSHLYLLANDGTGAFTASQLSTVCGGPSELVTADFNRDGNLDFAAACGPVNVFLGTGTGSFTQNQTTIGATYGLNGQPKNQFAVADFDQDGYPDIAAIIYDISNPFGSYSGDIFTNAQNGKDFTQTSTTYLRFPLGVIAGDFHGDGNAEIVLFELTFQGVNGITASLNGLQLGIPLPVPTGDTSISTGDFNHDGVTDFAFVASGSIGVALGTSSTPVWTYSSIPITDASDANALTSAVADFNGDDLPDIVASGSDQSVATTYTVSGSSATDLQTTVNVVGSGSHAVSADYSGDAAYAPSTSNTLNLNAGRIATSMTLTASPSSSSIGTQVALTATLQPYSVGSYTTNGDLITFSIGTTILGTAALNNGIAVLNVSNLPIGPNLVYASFPGDTNFSVYVQATTVTVTTIPAPTVSPTSLNIGSVALDSTGSLPVIVTNTATGPLAISSIQASTGFTQTNNCGSSLASLASCTITVSFAPTTTDAATGTLTINTNAATPAITVPLSGKGFVNVTPQLTASPNPAAVGSQVTLTVTVPATSHGYSTNGLSVVFGSLGTATVTNGAAVLNVTSLPVGSNRVTAEFQGGTNFNTVSSNDVTVVITNIKSPLYTPGSINFGTVGIGSSVSQTVTLTNNDTTSPLTIASVQISNGFSMTNHCGASLAVGASCTVTVTFAPTTAATFTGTLTFTTNANTSTSTVSLTGSGVVPVLALAASPTSAPIGVPVTLTASLTPNAAGALTTNGKTVTFSSGSTSLGTETLNNGVAILSLTSLPLGSNSITANFAGDADFAAVTSSPVVATVTAPPAPTVSPASINFGAVHLGFSTTQTVSLTNTSIGPLTIASVVANSGFTQSNNCGSSLAAAASCTITVTFAPTTAGAATGSLSITTNASAPITTVALSGSGVAPVLYLTASPTSTSIGTQVALTATMTPYSNGNLTTNGKTVSFTNGSTTVGTATLNNGTALLNLTNLPIGTNSIVANFAGDANFPPATSGAVVVTVTGPTAPTVSPSSVNFGSIILGNAVSQTVTLTNVAATPLTITAVQASGGFTQTNTCGNLAVSASCTATVTFAPTAAGAASGTLTFTTTAVTSTTTVTLSGTGVAAISPGTGGGSFGTIKPGSTATLPVSFTTAAGVSGTLTTTCMIKMANGSTASNPPTCTASPGTFTVSGGSTVTTTLTVSTTAGSSAALHMPETGVILAGGLLSLLAFFRRRPAIASLLLLLFSFTAMTMITGCAGGGGGSSSGGGGSGGGGTPTPSTTAGAYTVTVTATIGTQTSSVDLPLTIQ from the coding sequence ATGCCCCCCTATGTCCGCCGCCTCATCTTTCTGATTTCACTTGTGTTGGTCGGCCATCCGCAAGCGCTGTCCGCGCAGACTGCGACCGCCACGACCCTGAGCTTCCTGTCCGGCGGCGCACCCGTCACCTCTGTCCCAGCGGGCACCATCATCACCATGAGCGCAGCCGTTACCGGCGGCGCTTCCCCGATCACGGGCGGCACCATCTACTTCTGCGACAGCATCGTGAAGAACTGTATGCTCATGCCCACCGGAACAGCCCAGGTGGTCAACGGTGCAGCGACATTCAAAACCATCCTGTCTCCCGGCACATACAGTTTCACCGCTATATACGTCCCAACCGTGGGCTTCAGCACCAGCACATCCCCGGCATCCACGCTGAGTATCACCGCGTCCTTACCAAGCACGGCAACCCTGACAAGCACCAGCAGCAACGGCGGCACATACTCGCTCAAGGTACAGCTAACATCGCCAACGCCAACGGCAATCGCACCAACGGGCACGGTCACAATCAACGACACAACGACGGGCACCGTACTCGGTTCCGGTTCGCTTCCCCGGGGCGGGGTGGGATACATCACGCTGAATCAAGGCACCCAGTTGCCGGGAGATAGCCGTGACGCCTGCTCCACCGCTACCGGAGACTTCAATGGCGACGGCCGTCCTGATATTGCGATTGGTCTCGGTTGCAAGTCGATCAACAACGGGCTCAACACAGCGACCGCACTGCAGATTCTGTTGAACAACGGCGACGGCACCTTCACTGCCGGCCCTCCAGTTCCTGCCGCAATGACAAACACCAATGTCACCGCTCTCACCGTCGGCGACTTCAACAACGACGGCACACTCGACCTCATCGTCGCAGACAGAACAGCCCCCGCAGGATCCCACCTGTACCTGCTTGCAAACGACGGCACCGGAGCCTTCACCGCATCACAGTTAAGCACCGTCTGTGGCGGCCCATCAGAACTTGTTACTGCGGATTTCAACCGCGATGGAAATCTCGATTTCGCCGCCGCATGTGGCCCCGTAAATGTCTTTCTTGGCACCGGTACCGGATCCTTCACTCAGAACCAGACAACGATTGGCGCCACGTATGGTCTGAACGGTCAACCTAAAAATCAGTTCGCTGTCGCGGATTTCGATCAGGATGGCTATCCGGATATAGCCGCAATTATTTACGACATCAGCAACCCCTTCGGCAGCTACTCAGGGGATATATTCACGAACGCGCAGAACGGAAAAGACTTCACCCAAACGAGCACCACGTATCTGCGTTTTCCTCTCGGTGTTATCGCAGGCGACTTCCACGGTGACGGCAACGCCGAGATTGTCCTTTTTGAGCTAACGTTCCAAGGCGTCAATGGAATAACGGCATCCTTAAACGGCCTCCAACTCGGCATACCACTGCCAGTACCTACCGGTGACACATCCATAAGCACCGGAGACTTCAACCACGACGGTGTCACAGATTTTGCATTCGTTGCCAGTGGTTCTATTGGCGTCGCACTGGGCACATCCTCAACGCCCGTATGGACTTATAGCAGCATCCCCATTACAGATGCCTCAGACGCCAATGCTCTCACCTCCGCCGTCGCAGACTTTAACGGAGACGACCTGCCGGACATCGTTGCCTCCGGCAGCGATCAGAGCGTTGCAACCACCTATACGGTGAGCGGCTCATCCGCGACTGACCTGCAAACAACAGTGAACGTCGTTGGTTCCGGTTCGCACGCTGTCTCTGCGGACTACAGCGGAGATGCAGCGTATGCACCATCCACCTCCAACACCCTCAACCTGAATGCGGGTCGTATTGCCACTTCCATGACTCTCACGGCCTCGCCCAGCAGCTCCTCCATCGGGACGCAGGTCGCACTCACAGCCACGTTGCAGCCATACAGCGTTGGCAGCTACACCACAAACGGCGACCTCATCACCTTCAGCATTGGCACCACGATACTCGGCACCGCAGCTCTGAATAACGGCATCGCTGTCCTCAACGTTTCAAACCTGCCCATCGGTCCAAACCTGGTCTATGCCAGCTTCCCCGGAGACACCAACTTCTCCGTGTATGTTCAGGCCACCACCGTCACCGTCACCACCATTCCGGCGCCCACGGTCAGTCCAACCTCGCTCAACATTGGTTCGGTTGCTTTAGACAGTACGGGCTCTCTTCCCGTAATCGTCACCAATACGGCTACTGGCCCACTCGCCATCTCTTCTATTCAGGCCAGCACCGGTTTCACCCAAACCAATAACTGCGGCTCCTCCCTTGCCTCGCTTGCATCCTGCACAATCACGGTCAGCTTTGCACCCACCACAACGGACGCAGCCACCGGCACTCTCACCATCAACACCAACGCGGCCACTCCCGCCATCACCGTCCCGCTGAGCGGCAAAGGCTTCGTCAACGTCACACCGCAACTCACCGCGTCACCCAATCCCGCAGCCGTCGGCAGTCAGGTCACTCTGACTGTGACAGTTCCAGCAACGTCCCACGGTTACTCCACCAATGGGTTGTCCGTTGTCTTTGGTTCGCTTGGTACAGCCACAGTGACAAACGGTGCGGCAGTCCTCAATGTCACAAGCCTTCCAGTCGGATCAAACCGGGTCACCGCTGAGTTTCAAGGTGGTACGAACTTCAATACCGTCAGCTCAAATGATGTAACTGTCGTCATCACGAACATCAAATCGCCGCTGTACACTCCGGGCTCCATCAACTTCGGCACAGTGGGCATCGGCAGTTCCGTCTCGCAAACCGTAACTCTCACCAACAACGACACGACCAGTCCCCTCACCATCGCGTCGGTGCAGATCAGTAACGGCTTCTCAATGACAAATCACTGCGGAGCATCCCTCGCGGTTGGCGCATCCTGCACAGTGACAGTCACCTTCGCTCCAACCACCGCAGCTACATTCACAGGCACACTCACCTTCACCACCAACGCGAACACTTCAACAAGCACCGTCAGCCTCACTGGCTCAGGTGTCGTTCCGGTATTGGCACTCGCAGCCTCACCCACTTCAGCACCCATCGGAGTACCGGTCACACTGACTGCAAGTCTCACTCCCAACGCTGCCGGAGCTCTCACCACAAACGGTAAGACCGTTACCTTCTCCAGCGGATCCACGTCGCTCGGCACTGAAACGCTCAACAACGGAGTAGCAATCCTTAGCCTCACCAGCCTGCCACTTGGATCAAACTCCATCACGGCAAACTTCGCAGGCGACGCCGACTTTGCCGCAGTCACCTCAAGCCCGGTAGTAGCCACCGTAACAGCGCCGCCTGCACCAACGGTCAGCCCAGCCTCCATCAACTTCGGCGCGGTTCATCTTGGTTTCTCAACCACACAAACCGTCAGCCTCACCAATACCTCCATTGGCCCACTCACCATTGCGTCCGTCGTAGCGAACAGTGGCTTTACCCAAAGTAATAACTGCGGCAGCTCACTCGCAGCAGCGGCATCCTGCACCATCACGGTCACCTTTGCACCGACAACCGCAGGCGCAGCGACTGGCTCGCTTTCCATCACCACGAACGCAAGCGCGCCCATCACCACCGTTGCTCTCAGTGGCTCGGGTGTTGCACCTGTGCTCTATCTCACAGCTTCACCAACCTCCACATCCATCGGTACGCAGGTAGCACTTACTGCAACCATGACGCCGTACAGCAACGGCAACCTCACCACCAATGGCAAAACCGTCTCCTTTACGAACGGTTCCACTACGGTCGGCACGGCAACACTGAATAACGGCACCGCCCTTCTGAACCTCACGAACCTCCCGATTGGAACAAACTCCATCGTGGCCAACTTCGCAGGCGATGCCAACTTCCCACCAGCAACTTCGGGCGCAGTCGTCGTCACCGTAACCGGACCCACCGCTCCGACAGTCTCGCCGTCCTCAGTCAACTTCGGTTCGATCATCCTCGGCAACGCAGTCTCTCAGACCGTTACCCTCACCAACGTAGCCGCAACACCGCTCACCATCACCGCCGTACAAGCCAGCGGTGGATTCACGCAGACCAACACCTGCGGCAACCTCGCTGTCTCTGCGTCGTGCACAGCGACCGTAACGTTTGCGCCAACCGCCGCAGGCGCAGCCTCTGGCACACTTACCTTCACCACGACCGCGGTCACATCCACAACCACAGTGACCCTCAGTGGCACAGGGGTAGCCGCGATATCGCCCGGCACAGGAGGGGGCAGCTTCGGAACCATCAAGCCTGGCTCCACCGCTACACTCCCTGTTTCATTCACCACAGCAGCAGGAGTCTCCGGCACACTCACGACAACCTGCATGATCAAGATGGCGAACGGCAGCACCGCATCCAACCCGCCCACCTGCACGGCTTCGCCTGGCACGTTCACTGTCTCAGGCGGCAGCACGGTAACCACCACGCTTACTGTGAGCACAACTGCCGGTTCAAGTGCCGCCCTGCACATGCCTGAAACCGGAGTCATCCTTGCTGGAGGACTCCTCAGCCTGCTCGCCTTCTTCCGTCGCAGACCAGCAATCGCATCCCTCCTGCTGCTTCTCTTCAGCTTCACAGCAATGACCATGATCACCGGCTGCGCAGGCGGTGGTGGTGGTTCTTCCTCAGGTGGTGGCGGAAGCGGAGGAGGAGGCACACCAACACCGTCCACCACAGCAGGCGCTTACACTGTCACGGTCACTGCCACCATCGGTACGCAGACTTCGTCAGTCGATCTGCCACTCACAATCCAGTAG
- a CDS encoding alpha/beta fold hydrolase: MSLHRIPRLIALATLLAMPCVAQSTQATQNRYQREAVDADVALHNVHFGTGETLNTLRLHYKTLGKPHRNAAGKIDNAVLILHGTGDRSDSMLTSIFADPLFGPGDPLDITRYYVIFPDDIGHGQSSKPSDGLHARFPHYDYDDMVQTQHAMLTEELGIDHLRLILGVSMGGMQTFVWGETYPGFADALMPLTCLPVPLAGRNRMMRYAAMQAIRTDPAYNNGEYKTQPPSIHTANTILLVTGTSPLVLQGIAPTRKQAEAYVDQTVAQRDANTDANNFLYYIDSSRNYDASQHLDRITVPITWVNTADDFINPPELRIAEHYAPQLKQGKFILLPISPETRGHSTNMLASIWRPYLVDLMRHSQPAH; encoded by the coding sequence ATGTCATTGCACCGCATCCCACGCCTCATCGCACTGGCAACACTGCTAGCAATGCCATGCGTCGCACAGAGCACGCAAGCCACGCAGAACCGATATCAGCGGGAAGCAGTCGACGCCGATGTCGCACTGCACAACGTCCACTTCGGCACCGGCGAAACACTCAACACACTCCGCCTTCACTACAAGACGTTAGGCAAGCCGCATCGCAACGCCGCGGGAAAAATCGACAATGCCGTCCTCATCCTTCACGGCACTGGCGACCGCAGCGACAGCATGCTCACCAGCATCTTTGCCGATCCACTCTTCGGCCCCGGCGATCCGCTCGACATCACTCGCTATTACGTCATCTTCCCGGACGACATCGGCCACGGCCAATCCAGCAAACCCTCTGACGGCCTGCACGCGCGCTTCCCGCATTACGACTACGACGACATGGTGCAAACCCAACACGCCATGTTGACTGAAGAACTCGGGATCGACCATCTACGCCTCATCCTCGGCGTCTCCATGGGCGGCATGCAAACCTTCGTCTGGGGCGAGACCTATCCCGGCTTCGCCGACGCTCTCATGCCACTCACCTGCCTGCCCGTTCCACTCGCCGGACGCAACCGCATGATGCGCTACGCCGCCATGCAGGCCATACGCACCGATCCCGCATACAACAACGGCGAATACAAAACCCAACCGCCCAGCATCCACACAGCGAACACCATCCTGCTCGTCACCGGCACCAGCCCGCTCGTCCTCCAAGGCATCGCACCCACACGCAAGCAAGCCGAAGCCTACGTCGATCAAACAGTCGCACAACGCGACGCCAACACCGACGCGAACAACTTCCTCTATTACATCGACAGCTCGCGCAACTACGACGCGTCACAGCACCTCGATCGCATCACCGTCCCCATCACCTGGGTCAACACCGCAGATGACTTCATCAACCCACCCGAACTCCGCATCGCCGAGCACTACGCCCCACAACTGAAACAAGGCAAATTCATCCTGCTCCCCATCTCCCCGGAAACGCGCGGCCACAGCACCAACATGCTCGCCAGCATCTGGCGCCCATACCTCGTCGACCTCATGCGCCACTCCCAGCCCGCACACTAA
- the glmS gene encoding glutamine--fructose-6-phosphate transaminase (isomerizing) has protein sequence MCGIVGYIGPKDVVPLIVEGLRRLEYRGYDSAGIAVAGIADNPTLLDVRRAPGKLSNLESVLRDKPLHGTYGIGHTRWATHGRPTEENAHPHRDGTGTLVVVHNGIVENYLALKRDLIARGHRFVSETDTEIIAHLIEDELEKAALTVPAPQLIEANTAEAIVTAPASPIPLEEAVRRAVKRLTGAFAIGVLSAREPNKLVAARLGPPAVIGIGDGEFFLASDVPGILHHTRDIVFLNDNEVAVLTKEGVTYTDFEGTPHTRTPQRITWDPIQAEKAGYKHFMLKEINEQPRAVRDTTLGRVSLDSGEVFLPDLQLTREDIQKATSLTIAACGTSWHAGLAGKFMIERLARIPVDVDYASEYRYRDPIPGSLGLLITQSGETADTIAAQLEMVSKGTPTLAICNVVGSAITRKASGVITTNAGPEIGVASTKAFTAQLTALFTLALYLGQQRGTVTPQQSKQYVAELAEIPRKLEEILRSVDDQCSELAKSFSTARDFLFLGRGIHYPIALEGALKLKEISYIHAEGYPAGEMKHGPNALIDETLPVVCIATKDPADPTSVLKYEKTLSNIQEVTARSGRVIAIATESDPIEHSHLTGLVEHTITIPQAPELLLPILEVVPLQLLAYHIAVRRGCDVDQPRNLAKSVTVE, from the coding sequence ATGTGCGGAATTGTTGGTTACATCGGCCCCAAAGACGTCGTCCCCCTCATCGTGGAAGGCCTGCGCCGCCTCGAGTACCGCGGATACGACTCCGCCGGCATCGCCGTCGCTGGCATCGCGGATAACCCCACGCTCCTCGACGTCCGCCGAGCCCCCGGCAAGCTCAGCAACCTCGAGTCCGTACTCCGCGACAAGCCCCTGCACGGCACCTACGGCATAGGCCACACCCGCTGGGCCACGCACGGACGCCCCACCGAAGAGAACGCGCACCCACACCGCGACGGCACCGGCACACTCGTCGTAGTGCACAACGGCATCGTCGAAAACTACCTCGCCCTCAAGCGCGACCTCATCGCCCGCGGCCATCGCTTCGTCTCCGAAACCGACACCGAAATCATCGCGCACCTCATCGAAGACGAACTCGAGAAAGCCGCACTCACCGTTCCCGCCCCGCAACTCATCGAAGCCAACACCGCCGAAGCCATCGTCACCGCGCCAGCCTCACCCATCCCGCTCGAAGAAGCAGTCCGCCGAGCCGTCAAGCGACTCACCGGTGCCTTCGCCATCGGCGTCCTCTCCGCGCGCGAGCCCAACAAGCTCGTCGCCGCACGCCTCGGCCCGCCCGCCGTCATCGGCATCGGCGACGGCGAATTCTTCCTCGCCTCCGACGTCCCCGGCATCCTCCACCACACCCGCGACATCGTCTTCCTCAACGACAACGAAGTCGCCGTACTAACAAAAGAAGGCGTCACCTACACCGACTTCGAAGGCACACCCCACACCCGCACGCCACAGCGCATCACCTGGGACCCCATCCAGGCTGAAAAGGCCGGCTACAAGCACTTCATGCTCAAGGAAATCAACGAGCAGCCCCGCGCCGTCCGCGACACCACACTCGGTCGCGTCTCCCTCGACAGCGGCGAAGTCTTCCTCCCCGACCTCCAACTCACCCGCGAAGACATACAAAAAGCCACCAGCCTCACCATCGCCGCCTGCGGCACCAGCTGGCACGCAGGCCTCGCCGGCAAGTTCATGATCGAGCGCCTCGCCCGCATCCCCGTCGACGTCGACTACGCCAGCGAGTATCGCTACCGCGACCCCATCCCCGGCTCACTCGGCCTGCTCATCACCCAAAGCGGAGAAACCGCAGACACCATCGCCGCGCAGCTTGAAATGGTCAGCAAAGGCACACCCACACTCGCCATCTGCAACGTCGTCGGATCAGCCATCACCCGCAAAGCCTCCGGAGTCATCACCACCAACGCAGGCCCGGAAATCGGCGTCGCCTCCACCAAGGCCTTCACCGCCCAGCTCACCGCACTCTTCACCCTCGCGCTTTACTTAGGACAACAACGCGGCACCGTCACACCCCAGCAGTCAAAGCAATACGTCGCCGAGTTAGCCGAAATCCCCCGCAAGTTAGAAGAAATCCTGCGCTCCGTCGACGACCAATGCAGTGAACTCGCTAAGTCCTTCTCCACCGCGCGCGACTTCCTCTTCCTCGGCCGAGGCATCCACTACCCCATCGCCCTCGAAGGCGCACTCAAGCTGAAAGAGATTAGTTACATCCACGCCGAAGGCTACCCCGCCGGCGAAATGAAGCACGGCCCCAACGCCCTCATCGACGAAACGCTCCCCGTCGTCTGCATCGCCACCAAGGACCCCGCAGACCCCACCAGCGTCCTCAAGTACGAAAAGACCCTAAGCAACATTCAGGAAGTAACCGCCCGCAGCGGCCGCGTCATCGCCATCGCGACCGAAAGCGACCCCATAGAACACAGCCACCTCACCGGCCTCGTAGAACACACCATCACCATCCCGCAAGCCCCGGAACTACTCCTACCCATCCTCGAAGTAGTCCCGCTACAACTACTCGCCTACCACATAGCTGTAAGAAGAGGCTGCGACGTAGACCAACCAAGAAACTTAGCCAAGAGCGTTACTGTGGAATAA
- a CDS encoding zinc dependent phospholipase C family protein encodes MKSLRRCVLWMVCLFGVGGGQPARGYSVMTHEQLIDLTWDASIVPLLRSRYPSLTPEQLEQARAYAYGGCVIQDIGYYPFGDAFFSNLTHYVRSGDFVVNLFRNAQNANELAFAIGALSHYIGDNVGHATATNRAVPVEFHKLERKYGSSVNYAQGEHQHVRVEFAFDINEVAHRRLAPQHYLRHVGLEVSTRQLSLAYYQTYGIRADFTVKRSHRINVDGYRFSVRSFIPRIAYAVTLLHRGKLPQETPSDDVQRLDEKIATIAAQNHWDEYRQKPGIGTYTLAGVLWVLPKVGPISLVAVKGPTSNTEAEYIHSVLVSTDRLNAVLRRFTPPPATVGAAAPPLPNPTGRLDAELTQQIAPAVADATAPGATPGGATGAVATGGAGAATAASGSGAGLPVGSLAGGTSLAAERRGTRTPPDPRHPLANRDLDTGVVVRPSGYPLTDQTFCKLAHTLAAQPGLAIPPGIKRDILAYYSNMGLPFDTRKHPDQWKQLQADLVTLGAMTTSSEPTPYPTFGEGDDDEAPAPEGGSY; translated from the coding sequence ATGAAGTCTCTGCGCCGATGTGTTCTCTGGATGGTCTGTCTGTTTGGTGTGGGTGGTGGTCAGCCTGCGCGTGGCTACTCCGTCATGACGCACGAGCAACTCATCGACCTTACTTGGGATGCTTCCATCGTCCCGCTCCTGCGCAGCCGCTATCCATCGTTAACACCTGAGCAACTCGAGCAGGCGCGTGCTTATGCCTATGGCGGGTGTGTCATTCAGGACATCGGCTACTATCCCTTCGGTGATGCCTTCTTTAGCAACCTTACGCATTACGTGCGCAGTGGCGACTTCGTTGTAAACCTGTTCCGCAACGCGCAGAACGCGAACGAACTGGCCTTCGCTATTGGGGCGCTGTCGCACTACATCGGTGACAATGTGGGACACGCCACCGCAACCAACCGTGCTGTTCCCGTGGAGTTCCACAAGCTGGAGCGGAAGTACGGCAGCAGTGTGAACTACGCGCAGGGGGAGCACCAGCATGTTCGGGTGGAGTTTGCGTTCGACATCAATGAGGTGGCGCACCGTCGGCTTGCTCCGCAGCACTATCTGCGGCATGTGGGGCTGGAGGTATCTACGCGGCAGTTGTCGCTGGCTTACTACCAGACTTACGGCATTCGCGCCGACTTTACGGTGAAGCGTTCGCACCGCATCAATGTGGATGGTTATCGGTTCTCAGTGCGTAGTTTCATCCCTCGCATTGCATATGCGGTGACCTTGTTACATCGTGGCAAATTGCCACAGGAAACACCCAGCGATGATGTGCAGCGGCTCGACGAAAAGATTGCAACGATCGCTGCGCAGAACCATTGGGATGAGTATCGGCAGAAGCCTGGGATTGGTACGTATACCCTGGCGGGGGTGCTATGGGTGTTGCCGAAGGTGGGCCCGATCAGCCTGGTGGCTGTCAAGGGGCCTACCTCCAATACGGAGGCGGAGTATATCCACTCCGTGCTGGTATCCACGGATAGGCTGAATGCCGTGCTGCGGCGGTTCACACCTCCTCCGGCTACGGTGGGTGCCGCGGCGCCTCCTCTGCCTAATCCCACTGGCAGGCTGGATGCTGAGCTTACCCAGCAGATTGCCCCGGCGGTGGCGGATGCTACGGCTCCTGGGGCGACTCCAGGAGGGGCGACCGGAGCAGTGGCGACGGGCGGAGCAGGTGCAGCGACGGCTGCGTCGGGTTCGGGGGCTGGTTTGCCCGTGGGGTCGTTGGCTGGGGGGACGTCGTTAGCGGCGGAGCGGCGGGGGACTCGGACGCCGCCGGATCCGCGACACCCATTGGCTAACCGGGATCTCGATACGGGTGTGGTGGTGCGGCCTTCCGGGTATCCGCTCACGGACCAGACCTTCTGCAAGCTGGCGCACACGCTGGCGGCGCAGCCGGGGCTGGCGATTCCGCCGGGCATCAAGCGGGACATATTGGCCTACTACTCCAACATGGGGCTGCCGTTCGATACCCGGAAGCATCCGGACCAGTGGAAGCAGTTGCAGGCCGACCTAGTGACGCTGGGCGCAATGACTACCAGCAGCGAGCCGACGCCTTATCCGACCTTCGGGGAAGGGGACGACGATGAGGCTCCTGCACCTGAAGGCGGAAGCTACTGA